One window from the genome of Vidua chalybeata isolate OUT-0048 chromosome 3, bVidCha1 merged haplotype, whole genome shotgun sequence encodes:
- the CYS1 gene encoding cystin-1: MGSGSSRRRGPAGRAGQSRDLPGTAPADGEGAAAPPGPGRRAPAAGGSAEPRAGGSSAEAAGGGGGAPLQQAALSTRSPPGPENNNLDQQCPESNKKPLGQSTILYDYSEEELMASIEREYGR, encoded by the exons ATGGGCAGCGGCAGCAGCCGGCGGCGGGGGCCCGCGGGCAGAGCGGGGCAGAGCCGGGACCTGCCGGGGACCGCGCCGGCCGACGGCGAGGGGGCGGCGGcaccgcccggccccggccgccgAGCCCCGGCCGCCGGCGGCAGCGCCGAGCCCCGGGCCGGCGGGAGCAGCGCggaggcggcgggaggcggcggcggggccccgCTCCAGCAGGCG GCTTTATCAACCAGAAGCCCACCAGGCCCAGAGAACAACAACCTTGACCAGCA GTGCCCAGAAAGCAACAAGAAGCCATTGGGGCAGTCCACAATATTATATGATTACTCGGAGGAGGAGCTCATGGCCAGCATCGAGCGGGAGTACGGCCGCTGA